A stretch of Argiope bruennichi chromosome 10, qqArgBrue1.1, whole genome shotgun sequence DNA encodes these proteins:
- the LOC129989022 gene encoding uncharacterized protein LOC129989022 — protein sequence MHLIERQLQNAINKLVTWCDENGHTISPEKSRCLHFCRKRSFHSEPNIYIRSHAIPVVDEIRFLGVVFDRKLTFIPDVLYLRRKCERTLNILKVLSRTSWGADRASLIRIYEAVILSRIDYGCMVYGSARPSVLRRLDTIHHSALRICSGAFRTSPIESLYNICYQLPLYLRRKKIAALYYFRTQSLPKHPISELTLPVGLGRIYDVRSSCIPPFSVRLKKLLQDSDFNLTIMSTNVFCFAPWDNPEFSFLNPFSGYDKSTTASVVFQQIFLYHRCEYSSFIPVFTDGSKSDGHVGFGIVLPSGTLSYRLHTCSSVFTAELMAISSALHEISMSTYRSFIIYTDSMSALETLSHPDNQMHPVALEILNSLVLLRNKTFNILFCWVPSHSGISGNEAADCAAKAASSFLSQNIPYCDAKKFFLCHLYSTWQANWNEQIDNKLHTIISLIGLWPVLPVRGLDVKLTRLRIGHTRLTHKHLICGERKPMCPTCSTDFSVKHVLTECPDFKFHRKQDHTKQYLHDLNKAKELRSQMEILEEELKYFKNLSPCPVEHCQLHPTIAENPQMEIEQPFQEPTPRLEDPLLMLPEETENTAENTQRSTRPRYQTDTKETGTQYRRNHSNRNSGMFETL from the exons atgcatttaattgaaagacagCTTCAAAATGCAATCAACAAACTAGTAACATGGTGTGATGAAAACGGGCACACCATCTCTCCAGAGAAAAGTCGGTGCCTCCATTTTTGCAGAAAACGTAGTTTTCACTCGGAACCTAATATTTATATTCGTAGCCATGCTATTCCAGTTGTTGATGAAATACGTTTTTTGGGGGTCGTATTTGACCGCAAACTCACCTTCATTCCGGATGTTTTATACTTGCGAAGGAAATGTGAGAGAACCTTGAACATCTTAAAAGTCCTCTCCAGAACttcttggggagcagatcgagCCTCCCTAATCCGTATTTATGAGGCAGTCATTCTTTCCCGTATCGATTACGGATGCATGGTGTATGGATCCGCACGTCCTAGTGTTTTGCGCAGACTGGATACTATCCATCATTCTGCATTAAGAATCTGCTCTGGTGCCTTTCGAACATCCCCGATAGAAagtttatacaatatttgttATCAACTACCTCTCTACTTAAGGCGTAAAAAAATTGCAGCCTTGTATTACTTCCGAACGCAGTCTCTCCCGAAGCACCCTATATCTGAATTAACACTTCCAGTTGGTCTTGGGAGAATTTATGACGTTCGTTCCTCTTGCATTCCACCGTTCAGTGTGAGATTGAAAAAGCTTTTGCAGGACTcggattttaatttaacaattatgtCTACAAATGTCTTTTGCTTTGCCCCATGGGATAATCCAGAATTCtcctttttaaatccattttctggATATGATAAATCCACAACAGCATCTGTGGTTTTTCAACAGATATTTCTCTATCATCGCTGTGAGTATTCATCTTTCATCCCAGTTTTtacagatggctcgaaatcagatggacATGTCGGATTTGGCATTGTACTTCCATCTGGTACACTGAGCTATCGTTTACATACCTGTTCTTCTGTTTTTACTGCGGAACTAATGGCAATTTCCTCTGCCCTTCATGAAATTTCAATGTCTACTTATCGCAGCTTCATtatttatactgacagtatgagtgctttagagacgCTCTCCCACCCCGACAATCAAATGCATCCTGTCGCCTTAGAAATTCTAAATAGTTTAGTCCTTCTTCGAAataagacatttaatattttattttgttgggtaCCGAGTCACTCGGGCATTTCTGGGAATGAGGCAGCAGACTGTGCTGCAAAAGCTgcttcttcatttctttcacaaaatattcCTTACTGTGATGCGAAGAAGTTTTTTCTTTGTCATCTTTATTCCACTTGGCAGGCAAACTGGAATGAGCAAATTGACAACAAATTGCATACCATTATATCTTTAATTGGATTATGGCCTGTGCTCCCTGTACGGGggttggatgttaaattgacccgcctccgtataggacatacacgtCTAACTCATAAACATCTAATTTGTGGAGAGAGGAAACCCATGTGTCCTACATGCAGTACAGATTTTAGTGTGAAACACGTTCTTActgaatgtcctgattttaaatTCCATC GCAAGCAGGATCACACAAAGCAATATCTTCATGATCTCAATAAAGCAAAAGAACTAAGATCCCAAATGGAAATCTTAGAAGAAGAATTAAAGTACTTTAAGAACTTAAGCCCTTGCCCTGTAGAACACTGCCAATTGCACCCAACAATTGCTGAAAATCCTCAAATGGAAATAGAGCAGCCGTTCCAG GAACCTACCCCACGATTAGAAGATCCTTTGCTGATGTTACCAGAAGAAACAGAAAATACAGCAGAAAACACCCAGAGATCAACCAGACCCAGATACCAAACAGATACCAAAGAAACCGGCACTCAATATAGAAGAAACCACTCCAATAGAAATAGTGGAATGTTTGAAACACTCTGA